A stretch of DNA from Tachysurus vachellii isolate PV-2020 chromosome 4, HZAU_Pvac_v1, whole genome shotgun sequence:
AGTGATAAGGGGGGCACAAACATTTGCACTCAAACGTATAGGTTGCTGGAGCGCGCTGGTTGTAAATAACAAATTTagatataatacaaaatacaacaaacacacacacacacacacacacacacacacatatctaatTAACCCTTTGAACTCCGTGTACGCATTTTAAAGCAGGTTATTAGACTTTAAAGGGTTAATAAGTAGAAAAAATCTCGTTTCGGACGCAGATACTGTGCCACGTCAGCATACATACATTTCTTGttatatcttttatttaaagctaTAATCAGGGATTCACTCGTGCTGAGACTTTAATCAGAAATCCCTGATTTTCACTTGTTTTTCTGTAATCGTGCACAGCGTAGTGAGCGTAGTGTTTCACACGGACAGAAACGCGTCTGTCTGATGATCTACAGctgatttataaaacattcCAGTGTTTGATTATTTACAGACACGTGAAACTCGCTCATGTGTAGAATTACAGTCGTCACCTCCACATCCCTCCGTGGCTTTCGTGTACAATATACATACAGTGcagtttctttattaaaaaaagaagaaaacagaaaacaaaacttgCTAAAGAAATGCAAAGCGGATTAATATGTAATTCTAtgagcgcgcacacacgcgcgcacacacacacacacacacacacacacaaaggctgaTCCAGGTTTTCCAGGCTCCATCCTTGGCTCAGTGGGACTCAGCACAAAGAATatccagctgttttttttttcttctgttctcctaaaatatatgtatatatattatacgtAAGGAATAGAACACTGTATCCAACTGTAGTTACCAAAAAAGCACAAGTCTGCAAAACAAGTTAGCTCTTGTTCAGACAATGAGTTctcacacgctcgctcacacgctcgctcacacacgctcgctcacacacactcgctcacacacactcgctcacacacactcgctcacacactcacacactcacacacacactcactcacacactcacacactcacacactcactcactcacacactcactcactcacacactcactcactcacacactcactcactcacacactcactcacacacacactcacacactcactcacacactcacacactcactcacacactcactcacacacacactcactcacacactcactcacacactcacacacactcacacacacactcacacacacactcacacacacactcacacacacactcacacacactcacacacactcacacacactcacacacactcacacacacacactcacacacacactcgcacacacactcgcacacacactcgcacacactcgcacacactcgcacacacacgcgcacacacgcgcacacacacactcgcacacactcgcacacacacactcacacacacactcacacacacactcacacacactcacacacactcacacacacactcacacacacactcgcacacactcgcacacacactcgcacacacacactcacacacacactcacacacacactcacacacacactcacacacacactcacacacacacacacactcactcacacacacactcactcacacacacactcactcacacacacactcactcacacacacactcactcacacacacactcactcacacacacactcactcacacacacactcactcacacacacactcactcacacacacactcactcacacacacactcactcacacacacactcactcacacacgcacctCAGGCATTTAGCAGCTCTTCATCACTTCGTCCAATAGCATCAGGGTTAGAAAGCGGGTCCAGATCAGCAAAAAGGTTAAACCATGCAGACATGTCCCGAGATCCACCTTTAGGAGCTAcaggtaataaaaataaaaataataatgataatgataataataataataataataataattaaataacacttATTTCTAGATCTAAAAGCATGCATACCGTTATCCAGTGTCCTGGAGCTGTTCTGTGCAGCCGGGACCTGATCATCAGTGGGTGGAGCTTGAAGGGGAGGAGCTTGCAACATGGGAGGAGTCATCCATCCTGATTTAACAAGGAGTGAAAAAAGGtgaactaactaactaataataataataataataataataataataataataacaacaacaacaacaacaataataataataataataattactacaAACTGCCTAACAATTAACTAATTtaggtattttttaaaaatatttaattagtaTATGCATTgatcattttaattatgtaacaaatgtaaaaaataaaaataaaaaaataaacatgagctAAAACcagttattatattttatgtcttTAAAAGCCACATTTCACTACAAATAAAACGTACAAAGAATCTtacagaaatgagaaaatataCCAAGATGTGgaagaatttatttataaatggaCCACTaggtggctgtgtgtgtgtgtgtgtgtgagtgtgtgtgtgtgtgtgtgttgtcgaGGACTCTAACCGGTGGTACTGAGCCTGTGGTCGAGGAGCTGTGAAGGCAGGAACCCGGTGGGACTCGGGGGCTGTGAGGGAGCGCGAGGTGCATTGGTGCTGCTCgctgcagcagtgtgtgtggaaCGGGGGACATTCGCAGGGGCTTCGAAGCAGCCGAAAGCGTCCTGCCACGCCTTACTGAAGTCATCTGCTCCGCTGGAGGCTCCGGGGCTCAGCAGATCCTGCAGGAAGGACAGATCACCTCTCACTCCTTCTTCCAGGTCAGAGTGCAGCACGAGGTCCGAAAGCAAATCCCTGCCGACTGGAGCGAGAAAAATAAAGCCTGTTATAAATCAACTCCAACAGaccgttttgtttgtttctttctttcctgtgtCTCACACTGATTCTGCCTCACCGGCTGCTGGACACAGTGAAGTTGTTCTTTAAGAAATAAACGCAGAGCGGAAACCCAGCAggaataaagcaaataaagacAAAGTGGAAAAAGATCACGTTATAGACGTCTCCAAAGGAGGATGGAGAATGTTTTGGAAATGTTTCtctcaacattttattttaaagacagaGGAAGTTTGGACATGAGCCTAAGAGCCAGAGTGAGGAAATTTAAGCTCTTCGGTCATAGTGAaaaagtgacagaacaacagaaagaTTTAAAGTTCCCCAGCTTCTCGAGAGGGTtaggaaaataatataaactgctaatataaacctgtgctcTGTAGCTTCGCTACGGTCGGCTGACCAATTAGAATCAAGACTTCACCAGCACTGTGAAATACTCTACATACTAAAATAATTTGCATATTGCACATGATTGGTCTAGAGCCATGACATCTATTTAGTGACATCACAATCTGAGTAAGTGAGTAGTCATATAAACAGAATGGACCATTTCTGAGAGCTGGGGTACTTTAAGGAGAGCTGGGGTACTTTAAGGAGAGCTGGGGTACTTTAAGGAGAGCTGGACGCTGCTTTTCAGTGTAGAGAGACAGGTTTAAGGCTAAAGGTAAGCACAGGTCTGAGGGCAAAAGAACAAGCTGGCTCAGAGTTTATACCCTTCTCAGTTAGTGGTATTGTAACAAAGGACTCCATGTTTTGCCCCTGAGACACGTCCAACTGGACATCCGGGAGCAATGAGGCCTCTGGGTGGCTCTTAGGCCACGTTATAGGCAGAGTCGGGGTCATGGCATGGCTCAGGGTGGGGTCAGGCTCAGGGTCAAGGGTCATGAGCAAGAGGTCATCGTTTGTGGCGATTGTGCCGACGGGGCCTGAGGGCTCAAACAAAGCTGTAGCACAAATAGGGGCAAATTCAGAATTCTGTAACATCCattaaatggaaaagaaaaaaaataattatgcaaaCATATTAATTACCGAACAACAAAACTTAATAAAAAAGGAGCCAATAATGCATAATTTTTTTCTGGTTtgctacacaaacacagcatacaTAAACTTTACACTCAATGTAATgatctacaaataaaatagcGCTGTTATACACAGTACTACAACATTATATATAGAAGATGAACAGTTTGTTGCTAGTTTTATGTTCTTACCCGAGTCTAAACTGGCTGCTAATGAGCCCTCAGAATGTCTGTCCTGATCAACACCAGTGAGAGAACCTGCAACAGAAGAACATTTAGTttcttttaaaggtttttacAGAACAGAAACTGATACGGAATTGTGAACGATACACACCGGCTTCTAGTGCTGATTTTCCCGAGTTCTCCTCCTCCAGTGACACAAGACTGTttacaataaatacatgaaCAGATTGTTTAATCACCGGTTCGCACAAGGAGGGACATACGAGTGATTAGTTGAatgttttgatgatttaacAAGTGGACTTATGGTGCTCTGACACCGATATGAGTAAGCCATTGGCGAGAGTGACGCAGAATCTACTTTATCTCGAAAGACAGAAACATTGCTCAAATAGTGTCAGTGtgttcatttgtattttgtttacttGTCTGCATTCTTTTGCTCGTCTTTATCCTGGTCGTCCTCCAGTGACAGACCTTCGGAAAGGTGCTCC
This window harbors:
- the ical1 gene encoding islet cell autoantigen 1-like isoform X1, which codes for MDSFGFSSSVLGEDRSVMARMQKKFWKTKQVLIKATGKKEDEHVVASDADLDAKLEFFRSIQITCTELLKMIEKYQQRITRLSQEENELGLFLRFQAEHDRTKAGSMMDATSKALCTSAKQRLALCSPLQRMEQEMETFRRRAIADTLLTMSRMEKARTEYRGALLWMKDVSQELDPDTYKQLEKFRKVQAQVRATKVHFDKLKTDVCQKVDMLGASRCNMLSHSLCTYQTTLLQFWEKTASIMSSIHEAFKGYVPYNFTTLKDLRDPLEHLSEGLSLEDDQDKDEQKNADNLVSLEEENSGKSALEAGSLTGVDQDRHSEGSLAASLDSALFEPSGPVGTIATNDDLLLMTLDPEPDPTLSHAMTPTLPITWPKSHPEASLLPDVQLDVSQGQNMESFVTIPLTEKVGRDLLSDLVLHSDLEEGVRGDLSFLQDLLSPGASSGADDFSKAWQDAFGCFEAPANVPRSTHTAAASSTNAPRAPSQPPSPTGFLPSQLLDHRLSTTGWMTPPMLQAPPLQAPPTDDQVPAAQNSSRTLDNAPKGGSRDMSAWFNLFADLDPLSNPDAIGRSDEELLNA